Below is a genomic region from Flammeovirgaceae bacterium SG7u.111.
ACTTTTCTATTAAAAAAATTGGGACTGCCTTTAAATCTTCCAGTAATCAATAGATCTACCGATGAAGTGAGTGTGATTGCTGTAGAGATCACTATATCACTACCATTCAACTGTTTCAACCAACTTATATCTCCACTTGAATTCAGCTTTAGTACAAAAGAGTCTGCAAGTGCAGTTGCCGAAATAGTTATTGAGTCAAAATCAGCATCGCTTTGAAACTCTCCAACAACAAATACATTGCCCAATGAATCGGTAACAACATCATTTCCAATATCCTCTCCACCTCTCCCACCAAACCTTTTAGCCCATTGGAAACCTCCCTGTGCATCAAGTTTTACTATAAACCCATCACTAGCACCTTTTGATGATAATTCTGCTACATTTGGACCTGGATCAAAATCTGCTGTACCGCTAAATTTTCCCGTGATGTAAACATTATTAGACGGGTCAACAGAGATGGAACTTGGAATAATGCTTTCATCACAAGTCAGCATATTAGGCCATTCGACTTTTTGAGCGACCAAATTTACTTGTAGGAAAGTACTAATAATAAACAATATGATTTGTTTCTTCATCGCCACTAAAACATAAAATTATATTACCAAAATAAGTTTAAAAAATAACGTAAAATACAATGTTCAGAATATATTAGCTTTCTGATAAGTTCTAAGAAATCACAATCTATACACTTATTGAAACTACATTTAAAGTTAACAACCAACTTTTTCATTGAACTTAACAAACCGCCTAAAAAACTTTAGCTAATCGACAATGCCTCCTAATTAAAAAGTTTACCTGAAGATCGTTTTTTGTAGGTATTTATTAGATTCAACCCCGACAAATAAATAAAAAGGAAGAGCAAAATTTCATTGCCCAATAGTCGTGAATTATAGGGTAACTTTTGTGGTTTATTTCCATGGTTCACAACACAAACTCTTTCACCACTTCCTCCGCCAAACCAAACGACAAGGTCATGCCAGCTCCGCCTAGACCGTTTACCAGCAGTACATTGGGTTCGGGCTGGAGGATTAGCTCAGTTTTGCCATTGGGCAACTTAGGATAGATACCTTCCCAACGTTGGGCTATTTTTAAGCCGTAGGTATGGTAGAATGTTTCCAAATAGGTAAGGATAGCCCGGTCTATTACCTCTTCGTTGAAAGGAAAGTGTTCGCTTCCATTCTTATGTGAGTCGCCGATCACCAGCTCCCCTTGGAGGTTTTGTGCCAGCATTACGTGGATGCCGTATTTCTTTTGTTCAGGCCATTCCTTGTCTAGCCTTTTCCTCAGCTTTTTTACCGAAGGGCACTTTTCAAAGGCTTTGTAATGCCGAAAGGTAAGCCCTCCACAGAGCGTTGGCCCTAGCTCAAAACCTTGAATAGGCACTGTCCGCATCATTTGCAGCTTGCATTTGGTTAAGCCAGCTTGTTTCAACTGTCCGGGGTACAAGGTTTCAAAGTCGGTTCCAGAGCAGATGATAACTTTTTGGGCAGTAAATTTCTGGTCAAAAGTAGTCACTTCTGGTAGGTTGATCCCCGTTACTGTCCTTCCAAAAAGGAAATCTACATTCAATTCTTCGGCTAGGAAGTCGGCAACTCCTTGGATGGCTTCCCGTGGGTCAACGGTCATTTCTGTTCTGCTCATCAAGCCTCCTTTCAAATTGGATGGGTTTACATGTGCATACCGTTTTTTCATTTCTTTTCTCGAAAGCATTTCCACTTCGTAAGGAGCATCCTCCGCATAGTCTACAAACTCCTTCAGCACTTCTAGTTCGTCAGGGTGGTAGGCGAGTAAAAGCGAGCCATTTTTCTTATATCCTATTCCTTGTTCTTTCAGTATTTTCTTCCATATTTTCCTGCTTTTCAATGCCCTGTCCAGCATTTTTCCTTTCTTCATCCCAATAGGCCAGACCAAACCAAAGTTTCTGACAGATGCCCCGAGGGCAAACTCGTTTCGCTCTATTACCAACACACGAAGTTTGTTTTTAGCAGCCTGATAAGCGTGTGCCAAGCCAACAATTCCTGCTCCTACTATTATTACATCATACTTTCTGCTCATGCTACTTGTATAGTTTCAACATGCCCTACAATCAAAAGCTCAAAGCAAGCACTTTCCCCCTAACAAATCGATTTATACATGTTACCTTTCATTGAATAATAGTTTATGAATTTGTCGCTTTTTTTTAAGTCCAACGGCTTCTTATTCACCTATCAGTACTTATCTTTAACCAAAGCCCAGTTTAAAACTTTCTAACTATTATCCGATGACTATTCACAGAACAATTACCCACTTCTTCGCCATCTTCTTGGCTGTTGCACTATTTTCTTGTTCCACCCCTAAAAAAGAACTTCCAATAAAGGTCGATACCGATCAGCTACTGAAAGAAGCAGAAGCCAACCTTTCGGCGCAAATCATCACCGTGACCGACTCCTTTTGCGAACGTTCGGCAGGCAGCCCCAACGACTTTTACTCAGAAGGAGATTACTGGTGGCCAGATCCTGAAAACCCGGACAGTGCCTACATCCGCCGAGATGGCATGACCAACCCCGAAAACTTCACCCTTCACCGAGAATGGATGGTGCGCTTTAGCAAAATTGCGGGCTCGCTGGCTTCGGCTTATGTGATTACGGGAGATGAAAAATACCTCAATGCACTCATTCCTCATTTGGAGGCCTGGTTTATGAACCCAACAACTAAAATGAAGGCCAACCTGATGTTTGGACAGGCCATAAAAGGCAGGGTTACGGGCAGGGGAATTGGCATAATAGATACCATTCATCTGATAGAAGTAGCCAAAGCGGTGCAGTTGCTCCAGCGCAGTGAGCTGGGGAAAACTACCGACCTGAGCGGGGTAGTAAAATGGTTTGAGGAATACCTCCAGTGGATGACCACGCACGAATACGGGCTTGCCGAAAGGGACAATGGCAACAACCACAGCAGTACTTGGGCACTGCAAGTAGCCGCATTTGCCGACCTTACGCAAAATGAAGAACTAAAGGAGTATACCCGAGAAATGTACAAAACGATGCTGCTCCCCCAGCAGATGAATAGCTTGGGAGGTTTCCCCCTTGAGCTCAAGCGCACCAAGCCTTACAACTACTCGCTTTTCAACCTCGATGCGCTGGCTACCACCTGTTTCATCCTTTCCACGCCCGAAGAAAACCTGTTTGAATACAGTACGCCTGACGGACGAAGCTTGGCTTTGGGCATGGAATTTATGTACCCTTTCATTGCCGACAAATCGGGGTGGACTTACGAGCCAGATGTGCTCTACTGGGACGAGTGGCCGGTAAAACACCCGAGCTTGCTCTTTGCCGGAATCAAGCTCGGCAAGCCCTCGTACCTCGCCTTGTTCGATCAATTAACCTTTGAAACCAACACATTCGAGGTGCTGCGTAACATGCCCGTGAGGTATCCGCTAATTTGGGTGGCGGAGAAATAAACACCTTAGAAGCTGTTTTGAAATGTATCTTCAAAATTCTTATGTGCTTCTTTTGGCGCATAATTTCGACTAGCCGTCCGCGATAAAATCTCCGCAGATAGCTCCGCTCCACGGCGGCCACTATCTTTGTCGATTTTGCCTTATTCTGCATCCAAAATAAGCGATAACAATTTTTAAATATAATTCCCAAACAGCTTCTTAGAGGCGAACTGATTACGACTCTACTTTTTAATTCCGAAAAAGCGCTGGACTTTGGTAATGGTAATGGCATGCTCTTCCGTCCCAGTATTTCCTATCAAGAATGCCAAAGGCTGCATCCTTGGGATAGATTCGCAGGCTATTTTGATCATCCCTATCACGGGGATGACGATGAACATGCCTGGCAAGCCCCAAATTACCCCACCTAGCAATACGCCCAATATGATGAAAAATGGGTTGATATTGGTTTGTCCACCTACTATATTGGGGGTAAGTATATTGTTTTCGGTAAACTGGATAATGATAAACTGGATTACTACGCCCAAAGCATATTTTGGAGAATCGGTTGTGAGCAAAGCAACTAGGAGGGGTACGGAGTAGCCCAAGATAGTCCCAAAGTAAGGGATGAAATTGAGGATGGCAGCTATTACGCCCAGTAAAACAGCGTACTTTAGTCCCACTATCATGAAGCCCACCGAATTGAGGATGCAAAGGATACAAACCACTAGGAATACACCCGACATGTATTTTTTGGTGATAGAAGAAACTTTGGTGATGGTGTCTTCGGCAAGAAGGTGTTGTGTATCGGGGACAAGCTGTAAAATAAATGCACTGAATTTATCGCGGTAATATAAAAAGAAGAATACATACACCGGCATGATAAAAAAAGTAAAAAGTGTATTGGTTGTGGCCGCCAGCATCACTGCAATATTAGCAGAGCTTTGCTCAAAAAAACGTGTCAGCACTTCTTCATAAAGCTCTTCTGGAGGGGCTGTTATGCCAAACATACTTTCTACCGAAGTTATGATCATTTCTATATTGCTGTAGGCTTGGGTCTTGAGCGTGGGCAGGTCTCCCAAAAAGACCAACATCTGCCTATAAATAAAGAATAGTACGCCATACACCACCAGCAATCCAATAATAATAGTGAGGATATTTGCCAAAATGCGGGGCACTTTGCGCTTTTCAAAAAAACGGGCTAGCGGATATAACAAAAAAGCAAACAAAATCGCCAAACAGATGGGGTAAAGAAAGTTGCGGAAAGTAGTGAGGAAAAAATACAATAATATCCAAAACAACAGCGCAATGGTCGCTTTGGTCATAATAGGCATAGGCAAGTTTTTTGAAGACATTTTCTTAGTTTTTCCTTTAGTAATAGTTGTCCAGTTAGAGCATATTTAAATGTTAAGCTTTCAGGCAAAAACGATCAGGTTGAGATTCAATAATCGGACAAGTTCACCGTGGTCGTTTGTAGCAAAATAAGTAAAATTTAAACATGCTATTAATACCCTTTTTGGCGGTTAAATGCATAAGCTACCGCTGGCCGAAGATAAATATAAACTAGTTAGAATAGGACTTACTTAACAGCTATTATTCTACTCCAATACCGATTGCCTACATGTAGGATTAGAATTCCTAATGGAGGGGGAATAATGGGGCATTACTTTAGAAAACTAGTCTAGCGATATTTCCTTCACTGTGGGCGTGAGCACTTTTTCCCAATATTCCAAAAACTCCTCATCCGAAATGTCTGCTGCTAGCCCTCGCTTATTCTTCATTTGTATTGGAAAAAATTCTTTGGCATGCTGTTGGGCAAATTCAATTTCTTTGGGTGCTTCTGGGTATTTTCCCTTATCCGATTCTTCTAACCAAATATCTAGCTGGGCCCGCATTTCCACCATTTTTTCAGCGTATGCACTGTCCTCGGCAAGGTTGTTCAATTCCCAAGGGTCATTTTGTATATCGTAAAGCTCCTCGTAAGGTTTTGTTTCTGCCATAAACTTGGCTTGGTCTGGTGTAAGCTCCCCCCGCTTGTGCAGCACTTGCATGAGCGTGAGCACGGGGTATGCATGCTTTTTATAAAAATTGAATTGCGTATAAGGCTTTTCGGGGTAGAAATTTCGGATGTACTTGAACTGGTTGGAGCGCACTGCCCTAATCCTATCTACAGTTTCATCTCGCCTATCTCTACCAGAAAATACATATTTCCTTGGCTGTGCATTTTCACCCAAAAATGGTTTGCCTTGCATGTAATCTGGAACGGCGATCCCTGCCAAGTTCAAAGCCGTAGCGGCAAGGTCGAGGTTGCTGGTTACGTTTGGCTCTACAGTTCCCGCCTTCGCTTTGTCGGGGAAGCGAATCATTAGTGGAGTTTGAATACCGCCATCATACATAAATTGCTTTGCCCGCACATGTGGCCTGCCTTGGTCGCCAAAGAAAAACACAATGGTATTTTCAGCAAGCCCATCCTCTTCTAGTTTTTGCAGTACTTTCCCAACTTCTACATCTAGCAATTGGATAAATTCCAAATACAGCGCCCAATC
It encodes:
- a CDS encoding TIGR03364 family FAD-dependent oxidoreductase — encoded protein: MSRKYDVIIVGAGIVGLAHAYQAAKNKLRVLVIERNEFALGASVRNFGLVWPIGMKKGKMLDRALKSRKIWKKILKEQGIGYKKNGSLLLAYHPDELEVLKEFVDYAEDAPYEVEMLSRKEMKKRYAHVNPSNLKGGLMSRTEMTVDPREAIQGVADFLAEELNVDFLFGRTVTGINLPEVTTFDQKFTAQKVIICSGTDFETLYPGQLKQAGLTKCKLQMMRTVPIQGFELGPTLCGGLTFRHYKAFEKCPSVKKLRKRLDKEWPEQKKYGIHVMLAQNLQGELVIGDSHKNGSEHFPFNEEVIDRAILTYLETFYHTYGLKIAQRWEGIYPKLPNGKTELILQPEPNVLLVNGLGGAGMTLSFGLAEEVVKEFVL
- a CDS encoding alginate lyase family protein, translating into MTIHRTITHFFAIFLAVALFSCSTPKKELPIKVDTDQLLKEAEANLSAQIITVTDSFCERSAGSPNDFYSEGDYWWPDPENPDSAYIRRDGMTNPENFTLHREWMVRFSKIAGSLASAYVITGDEKYLNALIPHLEAWFMNPTTKMKANLMFGQAIKGRVTGRGIGIIDTIHLIEVAKAVQLLQRSELGKTTDLSGVVKWFEEYLQWMTTHEYGLAERDNGNNHSSTWALQVAAFADLTQNEELKEYTREMYKTMLLPQQMNSLGGFPLELKRTKPYNYSLFNLDALATTCFILSTPEENLFEYSTPDGRSLALGMEFMYPFIADKSGWTYEPDVLYWDEWPVKHPSLLFAGIKLGKPSYLALFDQLTFETNTFEVLRNMPVRYPLIWVAEK
- a CDS encoding AI-2E family transporter codes for the protein MSSKNLPMPIMTKATIALLFWILLYFFLTTFRNFLYPICLAILFAFLLYPLARFFEKRKVPRILANILTIIIGLLVVYGVLFFIYRQMLVFLGDLPTLKTQAYSNIEMIITSVESMFGITAPPEELYEEVLTRFFEQSSANIAVMLAATTNTLFTFFIMPVYVFFFLYYRDKFSAFILQLVPDTQHLLAEDTITKVSSITKKYMSGVFLVVCILCILNSVGFMIVGLKYAVLLGVIAAILNFIPYFGTILGYSVPLLVALLTTDSPKYALGVVIQFIIIQFTENNILTPNIVGGQTNINPFFIILGVLLGGVIWGLPGMFIVIPVIGMIKIACESIPRMQPLAFLIGNTGTEEHAITITKVQRFFGIKK
- a CDS encoding sulfatase → MKRMITLTFNLLLISLFVACQPNEKADNRPNILWIVADDLGTDLGCYGEELVHTPNLDGLAAESQKYTNFFTVSAVCSPSRSTLITGMYPQSINSHQHRTQFRSPLPGHVAPVTHHFREAGYFTCNASFENWDKPGKEDYNFFADSLFDGTNWNQRTEGQPFFAQIQIHYPHRDFKRDPTHPVDPAKVKVPPYYPDHPVSRQDWALYLEFIQLLDVEVGKVLQKLEEDGLAENTIVFFFGDQGRPHVRAKQFMYDGGIQTPLMIRFPDKAKAGTVEPNVTSNLDLAATALNLAGIAVPDYMQGKPFLGENAQPRKYVFSGRDRRDETVDRIRAVRSNQFKYIRNFYPEKPYTQFNFYKKHAYPVLTLMQVLHKRGELTPDQAKFMAETKPYEELYDIQNDPWELNNLAEDSAYAEKMVEMRAQLDIWLEESDKGKYPEAPKEIEFAQQHAKEFFPIQMKNKRGLAADISDEEFLEYWEKVLTPTVKEISLD